One Mangifera indica cultivar Alphonso chromosome 4, CATAS_Mindica_2.1, whole genome shotgun sequence genomic region harbors:
- the LOC123213460 gene encoding peroxidase N1-like, with amino-acid sequence MASSRPRINASFSIFMFLVMAVTYVYSQDTRVGFYSKTCPQAESIVKSTIKAHFQSDPSIAPGLLRMHFHDCFVQGCDASILIDGPNTEKTAPPNTLLRGYEVIDDAKSQIEAACPGAVSCADILALAARDSVVITGGLSWSVPTGRRDGRVSQASDAGNLPSFTDSVEVQKQKFLDKGLNTQDLVTLVGGHTIGTSACQFFRYRLYNFTANGADSSINSAFLPQLQALCPENGDGARRVGLDTSFFSNLRDGRGVIESDQKLWTDASTKTIVQRFLGIGGLLGLTFRVEFGKSMVKMSNIGVKTGTEGEIRRVCSAVN; translated from the exons ATGGCTTCTTCTCGTCCCAGAATTAATGCGTCCTTTTCTATATTTATGTTTCTTGTAATGGCAGTAACATATGTTTATAGCCAAGACACACGTGTTGGGTTCTATTCAAAAACATGCCCTCAAGCTGAATCCATAGTTAAGTCTACTATTAAAGCTCATTTCCAGTCTGATCCCTCCATTGCCCCTGGCTTACTAAGGATGCATTTCCATGACTGTTTCGTCCAAGGCTGCGATGCTTCTATTCTCATTGACGGCCCTAACACTGAGAAAACTGCACCACCAAACACCCTGCTGAGAGGATATGAAGTTATTGATGATGCCAAATCTCAGATTGAGGCTGCATGCCCAGGTGCCGTCTCATGTGCTGATATACTTGCCCTGGCAGCCCGTGATTCCGTGGTTATT ACAGGAGGACTAAGTTGGTCAGTACCCACTGGACGCAGAGATGGCAGGGTCTCACAGGCGTCTGATGCTGGAAATTTGCCAAGTTTCACTGATTCGGTTGAAGTGCAAAAGCAAAAGTTTCTTGATAAGGGTTTAAACACTCAAGACCTCGTCACTCTTGTTG GAGGACATACCATTGGTACTTCAGCATGCCAATTTTTTAGATACAGACTATATAATTTCACTGCAAATGGTGCTGATTCTTCCATCAATTCTGCCTTCCTTCCTCAACTACAAGCGCTCTGTCCAGAAAATGGTGATGGCGCAAGGCGTGTTGGATTAGACACATCTTTCTTCTCAAATTTGAGGGATGGACGTGGTGTAATAGAGTCTGATCAGAAGTTATGGACTGATGCTTCCACTAAAACTATCGTCCAACGCTTCTTGGGTATCGGAGGGTTGCTTGGGTTGACCTTCAGGGTAGAGTTTGGAAAATCAATGGTGAAGATGAGTAACATTGGAGTTAAAACGGGAACTGAAGGTGAAATTCGCAGAGTATGTTCTGCAGTAAACTAA